One Oncorhynchus kisutch isolate 150728-3 linkage group LG30, Okis_V2, whole genome shotgun sequence genomic window, ttgctatattgtaattacttcgccaccatggcctatttattgccttataactcccttatcttacctaatttgcactctctgtatatagactttttgttttcttttgttctactgtattcttgactatgttttgtttatgccATGTGTATCTccgtgttgttgtatgtgtcaaattgctatgctttatcttggccaggtcgcagttgcaaatgagaacttgttctcaactagcctacccggttaaataaaggtgaaatatatatatatattttttagctagctaacattagcattgctAACTATTTTTGACAAACTTTGCTAGTAACAGTAAAGACAACATTGCCAACTTTCTAAAGTGAATTCGTCGACCTCATATTAAGTTGTTTACTACAAATGATTTGCCTACTTTAACAATGTGATCGCATTTCCATAGCACTGTAAGTTAGTGTAATTTAGACTAAACAGTCACATTAGCCTCTGAGGTCCGACCCATGTCTAGGGCACACATTCATATTGGATGCAGCTATGGTGGTATTAGCTAACTCATGTCTGACTACAACAGTGCACTAGCCATAGAATGtcgaattagaatactagaatggatatgaaccttcttatgatgggttaaaggtcagccattttggtcagggagagggtcaaccatggtttgccagcgctgtgataagatattgtgtaaaataatTCATTTTAACAATTtatctgcactgtatgtttgttacctagctagccagacagttttGGAGGAATGATTccataattatttttttattaactgCCATCATTCCATTTAAACAATGCAGTCAACCCACAGCCATAAactggctgaaatcagttgatAACAGGACAACTTTTCGTACTTTATTTCATATTGGTCCCCTGCGGGAATCGAATCCACACCCCTGGCGTTgccagcaccatgctctaccaactgagctaaacaGGGCCACGTGTAATTCACTGTTCACTTGCTGTTTTCACAGCTTGTcaggcaagacctcagaataaaGGTACATCATGCGACACATATACCCTTGTGAATCCTCCTCAGTTGTTGCCAGAATTTCCATTGACTACTCTCAAAAGGATACGTCATCATGAGGCCTTTCATAGTGACCCGAGTTCCTGCCCTGATGACACAGACGGCTTCATAGAAAATGGTAATGTGGGTTATGTGAAAAGTTGTACAAAACAGTTTGCCAGTTTGATAAACTAGTAGGTTTGCCTGATTGCTGTGTTTATCATTCAGTTTCACTTCACATACCATGATATTTAAAGTGAAATAGAAAGGTGAATGCAGCCATCAGGTTGGAGCAGGGAACTCCTGTTGTATACGGAACATCACGCTGgacgtgtcacgccctgatctgtttcacctgtgcttgtctccacccccctccaggtgtcgcccatcttccccattatcccctgggtatttatacctgtgttttctgtctgtgccagtttatcttgtttgttcaagcctaccagGGATTTGTGTCTTGGTGcctgctttttccagtctctcttttctcgccctcctggttttgacccttgcctgtcctgacgccgagcccgcctgcctgaccactctgcctgcccttgagcctgcctgccctgtcctgtacctttgcacctactctggattactgacctctttgcctgacctgaccctggccctgcctgccatcctgtacctttgccccactactctggattatcaacccctgcctgccttgacctgtcgttttcctgcccctgttgttacaaTAAATATTGTTACTtctacacagtctgcacttgggtcttacctgaaacctgataggaaggaatgaccactctgacatgtttgccaaagtaaccccattaccaccagacaaaATGTCGATAGGCAGAGTATCTGTATCAACTGGAGATGAAAggtgcacattgttatattagcagaacaatGCTTCTGCGGTATTATGTAAAAAATTGTTTATTCTACTTAGACCtgttactacactgaacaaaaatatgaacacaacatgcaacaagaTTTCAATGAGtcacaattcatataaggaaatctgtcaattacaataaattaattaggcccatatctatatattttacatgacttggaatacagatatgcatctgttggtcacaaataaaacatgtttacATAGGTATGGACGTGGAtttgaaaaccagtcagtatctggtgtgaccagcaTTTGATTCATGCAGCACGATacgtctccttcacatagagttgttcAGGCTGTTGcttgtggtctgtggaatgttatcccattcctcttcaatggctatgcttagttgctggatattgtcaggAATTGAAACACGCTGTCGTGCACggtgatccagagcatcccaaacatgctcaatgagtgacaggTCTGAGTATGCATTGTCCGTAGTttctgcctgcccataccataaccccaccgctaccatggggcactctgttcacaacgttgacatcagctgACTGCTTGCCCACAAAACGCTGTCTgacatctgcccggtacagttgaaaccaggattcatctgtgaagagcacacttctccagtgtgccaatggccatcgaaggtgagcactTGCCCGCTGAAGCTGGTTACGATGagaaactgcagtcaggtcaagaacctgggtgaggatgacgagcatgcagatgagctttccTGAGACGAAATATGAGAAGATGTAGATTTTCTAACCTAAGTGTTTAGATAACTTtcaaatgtacactgaacaaaaatatttacGCAActcgtaaagtgttggtcccatgtttcatgatctgaaataaaagaGCCCAGAAATTTTGAAggacaaacactacagcatcaagacactatcaaacatgtatcagtctttccgcaacagagccatccttatgtgtgagagtgcgtgtgcatgatagtgatattaaatatatgtcatagtttcctttttcatgatcacaatcttgtgaaacccgaaccctccaagatcccccccacagttccccaatagctgtccctcaaccattcgagacccctcccacagcccccccacggaataaaaaaattaaaaataaaattaattccattccccacccccaagaaccccccaatgcaccaacaaccaagagaagaaacgaaagagaaaaaaggaaaagacagaagaaaacagcaaacaacaatgcaaaaaaatatattaaaatataatccatttaaaacaaaggacatgaaggacaactgaaatcataacagcaatgccaactgtatatgtttgtgtgcatgtctggcactattacatgtatgtttgtgttcttgtatgtgtttatttgaatgagagtgtgtgtatatacatgtgtaCAAACGCCTgtacggcatcagcctcaggcaaaccggcattagttgtaaaaacactgccacttagtgtcattcaaatgtactttcattatgttttatttcaactttttccccctttatcttttgaccatcattctctctctcacacagccactccactcccacttgtctccaattccacataccaaccctcagcttccctcagcccatcccatctatctctgctgacCACCCACTTTgtgtttctacgcaacacatatctttcaactatgctgtgatgtttaacgtacaatttcaatctatctaactgaatagaatctacagattgcgtgttgaagataaatacttttactaagagtattagtatattagtaattgactgacccggtctctccagatctaacagtactatttttagggtcaattttagatcaatgctatgcattttcagccattcctgaacctgagaccagaaacaggctacccgAGGGCAATACCAAagtaaatggtctattgattctgtatcctcacaacaaaatctgcagagctttgaTGATTTTATgtcccaaatattcaacattttgttggtggcaagaattctatataatcattttagctgaaaagcacaaagtcttgaatcttgcgttgttttatatatcaactcatacaccctgtaccatggaatcggtacataaaaaaatctcttcccaactattttgcaatctgtatggcacagttgtcaacatcctggtcctcaaatgaaactggtatactttcgctatttttattcctccgccagttttgatcctttatattgggcagacagaccagttccctacctcctcctgctgccacccaccttggattgagcagaccttcccgtacaattctgagaactccatgaaggacattattctaccattacaatttacaatataatttaagaacaaaatacccttttcaaacatctttcccaaaatacaggtattttatcaaccagcacatttgagttcagccataatatttgttgtaatatttgttccatcttttcagggggatgaaattgaaattgtagccagctctgcaatgcttgtttgaaaaagacagatactttaaaaaagtataattttcaattaatcgaaaatgagacatggcaatctgcacaaaggcaaaaagccaatttttaaacaatggatgagcttttcttagtaatctacttgagaaccatttagggttgaaataaaacttttgaataagtgaagcttttagagagaggtttagtgcttttatatttaataatctcaacccacccaattcatattcattatatagataggcacgCTTTATTTTGTATGGTTTAGTGTCCCAGATAAagctaaatattttttgctcgtatgatttgaaaaacgattcatcaggagtaggcagcgccataagtaagtgagtaaactgagatatgactaaggagttaatcagggcaattttttccataaatagacaggtatttacctctccatggttgcaggatcttgtctatttttacaagttttctattgaaattcattgtggagagcttatttatatattttgtgatatgaataccgagtatgtcttcaccatcagcccattttataggtagGTTGcaaggtaatgtaaaagttgtattttttaaggatccaatacataatattgtacacttatcataattaggttttagtccagagagtacagaaaagttatctagatctttaatgagacattgcagggatctagcttgcggacttaacataaaacttgagtcatcggcatacatggacacctttgtttttaagccttggatttctaatcctctaatgttgctatttgatctgattttaatagctagcatttcgatggccataacgaatagatatggtgacagtggACACCcgtgtttaactcctcttgacaattcaaaactctctgtGAAGTAGctgttatttactattttacagctggggttgctatacattatttTCTACCCATTTTACAAGAGAATTACCGAAATTGAAATAAATCCAGGCATTTACAAAaaaaatccagtcttactttatcaaatgccttttcaaaatccgctataaataccattcctggcttcttatgtgtttcatgatgttctattatttctagtagttgtcatatattatctccaatgtatcgtccatgtaaaaaaacctgtctgatcaggatgaacaatacctggtaaaacccttttaattctgagtgctatgcattcTGCTAGtgtttttgcatcacaacattgacatgtaaggggcctccagttttttagataGACCGGGTATTTATATTTGCCGTCTGGGTCTTGTTTTAACaatagagaaatcagaccttcctgctcagtacctgacagactaccatttctataggagtagttaaaacaatctaacaatggagcttttagtaTATTGAAAAATacttgatatacagtgccttgcgaaagtattcgccccccttgaactttgcgaccttttgccacatttcaggcttcaaacataaagatataaaactgtatttttttgtgaagaatcaacaacaagtgggacacaatcatgaagtggaacgacatttattggatagttcaaacttttttaacaaatcaaaaactgaaagattgggcgtgcaaaattattcagcccctttattttcagtgcagcaaactctctccagaagttcagtgaggatctctgaatgatccaatgttgacctaaatgactaatgatgataaatacaatccacctgtgtgtaagcaccaactgtcagagcagctcacagattactgcacctgtacatagcccacctataatttagcccaaacaactacctctttcccaactgtatttaattttaatttatttatttattttgctcctttgcaccccattatttttttatttctactttgcacattcttccattgcaaaactaccattccagtattttacttgctatattgtatttactttgccatcttggccttttttgcctttacctcccttctcacctcatttgctcacattgtatatagacttgtttatactgcattattgactgtatgtttgtttttactccatgtgtaactctgtgtcgttttatctgtcgaactgctttgctttatcttggccaggtcgcaattgtaaatgagaacttgttctcaacttgcctacctggttaaataaaggtaaaataaaaaataaaaaataaaaataaaaatcaagtctccgtataaatgcacctgcactgtgatagtctcagaggtccgttaaaagcgcagagagcatcatgaagaacaaggaacacaccaggcaggtccgagatactgttgtgaagaagtttaaagccggatttggatacaaaaagatttcccaagctttaaacatcccattACATTTGTTATGCTATTTGAGAAAATGCAACAACATCAGTAACATTTATTGCTGGGCATAGATAGTATTTCCTGTTACAAAATCATATATATGTGAACCTAGTTTTGTTAATAGCATAGCTAATCCACATCTCCATTTTGCACTTGTCCTTAGATATTTGCAAACATCTCATTAagatattgattattattattaaaacaaAGGGGTTATTCATAACACCTGGGCTGTGTTCATTAGACCCCAACTGgaagaaaactgactgaaacaAGAAGGAACTttctggacttgtccaataatgAACACTTGTTTTTGTGTtcctgttgcaaaacatttttgctcctggtgtgccctaatgaataagACCTGTTgtgttcaattaaaaaaaaatctgttgtgtGCTGTAATGATCACAACCCTTGACTGCCGTGGTCAATTCGTCATTTGCATTTCTGCACCCAATTCTGAATGAGAATCATCCATTTACTGTCCTGTGTGGATTGTGGATGATCCCGTAAACATTCTGAAGGTGATATGCATAAGTCAAATTAACTACACATTTGATAAACAATtttcattaaaacattttttaattctgttttattgtcacatacaccagaatGATGATGATAGTATGATGATACATTTATGGTGGCGGTTATATTATGACTAACTCATATTCTTGGTGTCCTCCACATTATTCACGTCCTTTataacaaatgattatttacactGACTTGCCAAAGCTTAGCATTAGACCATTGTTCCTCCCTCTAAGTGCtttcaatacaaaatgtatacatttctaCTGTGCCAATTATGGCCAGATAGTTATATTGTTAATACCTCAAAATGAAAAAAGAATGCTTCATAATTTTTCTGGTTGCGAAAGCATACCCGATACTTACTGCGACTTCTTATTTAAGTATAGTTGGATATTTGGTGGACCGTTTTGTTTACACAGTACACAAATTACATAATCTAAATGAATGACTAGAACTGAAAATGCCCAAACTTAACATTGATCTAAACTGTACATCTCTTGTACCTGCTCTCTTCCCATATACAATCCACCAAGTCATTTGAGcctgagtaaaaaaaaaagaaagaaagaaaaagaaatatTCTATGGTATCCAGGATGCCAATTTCCATTGTCAGTAGTAACGATCTCCTTCGGAAAAATGTAAAATTTCTGCAACCCATTCTTAACCTCCTCGGATGATCGTTCTTTGGCTGCTATGGGGCATAAGGTCCCAGAACTCGTGACAGAGGCACTGGCAGAAGCCGTAGACCATGATCATGACGAGGCTTGCCGGGACCATGCTTACCAGAAGGACCCCCAGGGTGGTCTTCTGCATGATGAGCAGGTAGACTCCCATGGGCAAGGAGCTGAAGTAGAGGAGCCCCAACACCCACACCAGCGCCCGGGCGGCGCAGTTCCACACCGCCCACCTCTGGGTGATGGAGGCCATGGAGTCCAGACTGGAGGAGTGGTAATCCCTACCCTGGATGGTGCCCACTCCAGGAGGGTGGGAGTGAAGTTGGTAGGGGTGGTGGTCCTGAGGGGATGGAGGCGGTTCCATGATGGTGATGACCATGTAGTTGGGTGAGCCGCGGATGGAGGAGTaggtgtgggtggtggtggtggtagtggaggaggatggggagcCGCTGGGAGGGTTGCCCATGAGTGAGCTTAGGTGCCTGGGGCTGAGCAGTAGCTCGGTGGGGCCCTCATTGGGGTAGTGCAAGTTCCTCTGGTTCCGGGTCTGGAGGGACAGCGCGGCCACCAAGTTGCAGTCATCTGGCAGGTTACCCACCGCCTCGCCCGGGAAACTAGTGACGAACCGGCAAAACGGGCACACCACAGCATTGGGTGGCGACTCGCCCAAGTCTAAGATCTTGGCCAGGCACTTGGCACACAGGCGGTGACAGCACTCGAGAACCTTAGGGCGCCGGCTGCCCAGGCTATATGGGCAGTAACAGATCATGCACTCCAGCTCCTCCATGCTGAAGCCCTCCACTATCCCCCCTTCCTCCATATTCCGTAActtccccatcatctctctctctctctctctctctctctttctttctttctttctttctttctttctttctttctttctttctttctttctttctttctttctgtctgtctctgtctgtctcagctcCCCACAGGATCAACGGAAGAAGATGACAGTCCAAAGCTTTTGGGGAAATTCAGCGTTGGAAGACATGACAAGAGGCAGCAGCAGCCTTCTGATGGCGACGACAGTAGCAACGCTCCGCTCCGGAGGAGGTTTCAGGGTCATCCTGGTTGTCTGTGCAGctcctgtggtgtgtgtatgtgtgggtgtgggtgtgtgtatgggaaGCCTAGCGCGTTCTAGCCTCCGGGGTACGCGCCTCGGCTCAGTTTGGGGTAGGCCTAACTACGCGTCATGCGGGGCCAAAAGCCTTTCAtgcaccacagagagagagaaagagagcgagatggaggggagaggccATCATAGAAAAAAAAGATTTGTGTTAACACAGCATTAGAACAGAAAAAACAGGGGCAATGAACAACAAAGCAGGGCCTGTACAAACCAGGACTGGAATTTTCGAGCCCAGCCTTTTGTTGCCAGTTTAAATTCAGTCCAATTAGTGGTGGGTTCTCTTTCGTTTTCTGGTACTGTGTCTGTTaatggtctctgtgtgtgtctgtgtgtgtcatgaAGAATCTTCCAAAGAGTTTTCGGTCTGAAGGAGATgacaggatgtactgatcaactCAATGTTGATGATCATTTTTCTTGAAGTGAAGATAACATGGAGGAGGTGAAGATTTATGGGCCAGTAAAGACTTCTGTGATTGGGAGGGAAAATGGAGCATGTCATTGTTGGGGATAGTGATTTGGCAGTAAACTGTGCTCTTGTGCTCTCTTTGAAAGAACTTCTAAGCCTAATAACAATGATGTTGGTCCGGATGCTGAAAGGGGAAACTTGCTGAATGATAAGAGAAAAGACAGTCAAAGATGTTCTTTTCGGCTATTTACAAAAAAAGAAGTCATGGATGCTTTTCTAGCAGTAGACAACAAGAAATATACAGGGGCAAACCAATTGGATCCTGGTCTGCTTAAGTGTGCAGCACCTAGCATTGTTGGCTCAAGAACCCACATTTTTTTTAATCTAACATTGTTATCTGGAAATATTCCAAAAGTATAGAAATCAGCTCTTGTGCTGCTACTCCATAAGGGAGGGGGTAGTAGGGATCTTAGTAAGTATTGCCCCCATTCAAGGCTTTTTTGTCTTGCTCAGATTTTTGAATCCTTGGTAAATGTACAACATTTTTAtctgagaaatgtattttgaatgtAAACCCATAAGGGTTTAGACCTGGGAATAGTACTATTACTATAGTACTattgtaaatagcccatccaaccaactacctacctcatccccatatttttttttttttgtttatttctgctcttttgcacaccagtatttctacttgcacatcttcatctgcacatctatcactccagtgtcaattgctaaattgtaattacttcgccactatggcctatttattgccttacctccgtaCTTCATTTGCACCCACTGTATACAGActttctattgttattgactgtatgtttgtttatcccatgtgtaactctgtgttgtttttgtcgcactgctttgctttatattggccaggtcgcagttgtaaatgagaacttgttctcaactggcctacctggttaaataaaggtgaaataaatacaaatattttcttTTGAATAAGTTGTCCTCGATAGGCGTGAGCTCTGGCGCCTGTTCATGGTTTCATGATTATCttagtgacagaactcaggccataATGATTGATGGGGTTAAGTCCGCATTTCTTGAAGTACATAAAGGTGTTCTGCAGGGGTCGATACTCGGACATGTTCTTTTTAATATTTATAAATATCTGATTTCAGGAAAGACCCATGTGCAGACTGTTGAAGTAAAAATGTTTATTGCAACAACACAGGCAGGCAagtgacaggtcaaggcaggcaggggttgataatccagagttgtggggccaaggtacaggacatCAGGCAggccagggtcaggtcaggcagaggtcagtaatccagagtagaggcaaAGGCACAGGAcaccaggcaggctcagagtcaggacaggcaagcgTCAAAACCAAGAGGAAGAGAAAAAGTGAGACTGgggaaagcaggagctgagacaagaggctggttgacttgaacagacaaaacaaactggcaatagacagagaacacaggtataagtacccaggggataatggggaagatgggcgacacctggagggggtggagacaagcacaaggacaggtgaaacagatcagagcgTGACAATATAAATGCTATTGGTCAATCTGTTTCAATTTTTACATTTCATCTATATGCGGATGATACTATTATACACACAATTGCCCCCACCGCTTGGCTGTGACAAGACTACATTCCAATTTTGCAGTTGTACAGGAAGTCCTTACTGATTTAAAACTCATACTTAATACGGGTATTATAAGTGTTGTTTCCAAGTTCAAGAGATTCAAGTCCAAGTTCAAGTTCCAAGATTGTCTAAGATGGATTACATCTTAACTTATTGGATGGTTCTTGCATACAACTGCCTAAGTATTTGGATTGACAATGATTTATTGTTCTTAAAACATGACTGAGCTTTTACTTTTTAAGAAAACATAACTTTTCTCTCTCTAGTCAGCAGGGAGCAAATTGTGCagtcaacctttctacctgttcttgaatatggtgatactatttgtCAAAGTGCAGCTGTCTCTACTCTTAAACCCTTGGATGCCGTTTTTCATACCTCCCTTAGTTT contains:
- the rnf182 gene encoding E3 ubiquitin-protein ligase RNF182, translating into MMGKLRNMEEGGIVEGFSMEELECMICYCPYSLGSRRPKVLECCHRLCAKCLAKILDLGESPPNAVVCPFCRFVTSFPGEAVGNLPDDCNLVAALSLQTRNQRNLHYPNEGPTELLLSPRHLSSLMGNPPSGSPSSSTTTTTTHTYSSIRGSPNYMVITIMEPPPSPQDHHPYQLHSHPPGVGTIQGRDYHSSSLDSMASITQRWAVWNCAARALVWVLGLLYFSSLPMGVYLLIMQKTTLGVLLVSMVPASLVMIMVYGFCQCLCHEFWDLMPHSSQRTIIRGG